In Gossypium hirsutum isolate 1008001.06 chromosome D01, Gossypium_hirsutum_v2.1, whole genome shotgun sequence, the genomic window agtataattaaaaaatttattttgaatccCCAACGCAGTGGGGTATACAATCTAGTTTAAATAAGGAAAAAATTCAACCACGggaaggaaaaataaaatgatatagcCTTAAGCTAAAGTTACATCAGTATTACTCTCCCTCAAGCAATGGACACATAGTGTGATGGATATCATCATCCAATAAATCACTCACAATATATCTGGTGGTTCCTTATGAATAATCAATTGTTCCATTTCGCCTCGAGCCTCTTTGGCGATATAATCTGCCACCTTGTTACTCTCTCAATATATGCCAAAATTTCACTTCTCAATTCTTAAAACACCAGTTCTGAATAAGTCTAACTTCGCTGTAATTATTGGTTGTTGATAACCAATTTTGTATAACGACAATCAACAGAGAATTATCACTCTCAATCTCCACTTGATGGTACCTCTGTGCCCAAGCATACTTTAAACCTTCAAGTAATGTCTAAGCTTCAACCTGAAAAATATATGACAATCCTACCATCATTTCAACCCCCACCATACAACTTCCATCCGGCTCTCTCACCACTCCACCTATGGCCGATCTTGGTTTAGAATTCAAAACCAAGCCATCAACGTTCACCTTAACCCATCCATGAATAGGAAATTGCCACCAACCCTCAGTCATGGATCTACAAGCTCCAGCCGAAGCTAAGAGAGCATGACTATTGTTACTCGCCCGAAGAATTCATTCGGACTCTTCTAAAGAAACCAAGTAATAATAGAAAAGGAAATAGGTCATTCACCATATTGGGAATCTATATTACCTTCATTCCCAATATTCCAAATAATCCATCGAACAAGCGGTAAGCTAAGAAAGACATTCCACGAGCTTCTCGATACAAAAGATTtccaaactaaattaaaaaactcaaaatcccTAAAAGCATGCATTATAGACTCTACGTCCAATCCACGTCGATCATAGAAAGGAAACAAAGTCATACCTCGCCTAGTCCGTTCCTCATTTGTCAAGAGTCTGTCTCGAGCCAATAACCAGAAGAACACTCAAACCTTTTGCGGCGCCCTTATTCTCCAAGTAAGCTCATCACTTGCAATCCTATCCGGTGCATTTATGGTAATCAAATGTTTATAGGATTCAGATAGAGAGAATTTACAGCCATCTCCATGCTAGGTGGTCCGCATCTGCTTCCGACAAAGGAGGTATGTAAGCCAATATCAGCTCCGCAATCACTTGTAGAATAACCGAGACTAACCATTGAACGTTCCACACCCATTCTGCCACGTCACACACGCAAAGGGAATCCTGTAGGGGTCCAAGACCGATGTCATGTTGTCGTAGAACGCCCACTTCCCTTAGCCAATCATCGTtccaaaaattaatcaatatatTATCACCTACAGACCAATAGACTCCCTTTTTAACCTCGTCCCAAATATTGGCTACCGAACACCAAATATACGAGCAGTTGCTTCGATGGATTACATCTGGTAACAACCCATGGATTTTGTACTTTTTTCCTCAAGGCCTGAACCCATAACTCTTCTGTGTGAGCAACCAATATCCCAACtttatgagaaaaaaattattttggtcttgCAATCTCCAAATACCTAAACCCCCATTCACCCGAAGCCTGCAACCCTCCACCCAATTTACAAGAGACGGTTTTCTACCAGACTGAGTTGATCTCCATAGGAAACCACGAGCCAATTTCTTGATTTCCTTACAAATCGAAATAGGGATTCTGGCCATTGTCATAAAATAATTTGGGATAGTGAGTAACACTGATTTAACTAACGTAAGGCGACCCGCAAGTGATAGTTTCCTTGTCTCCCATCTGTTAAGTCTATTACGAACCTTGTCCATGACAAACTGAAATGTCCCAACACCAACACGAGTGTGGAAAAACGGAACCCTCAAATATTGGAAGGAAAATTTTATTGTGGGCTCTAAAAAAAGgtgtatattaaattaattaaaatactagaaattttaatattgatatagagataaaaattttggtaatttatttttttccaacGTATAGCAGAACTCCtctatgaaaaaagaaaattgattttggcataaataaaaagttaaaagtgAAAGGAATATTGAAGGTGGttcaccctatggccacaacttGAACTACTGGTACAAGGCAAACACAAGCTATTCAGTCAAATATTCCcctttcatttcatattcttaGGACCATCTTACTATTACATTACATTTCTCACCTTTATCCTACTAACAAGGATATCTATATACATATCATTTTGAGCATCAAATTCCATTATATTTCAATCCCTATCAATACCTACTACTAGCTGCCTGATTGGCCAATAATTACCTTGGTTTGCTTTTAACATATTCCCTTAACTGTTACTGCAGTTAAATGTATGTCATGTTTTGCTTTAATTATACAAAGAATTATTAACATTAAAGATAATggcttgtttagattaattaaaaaaataaaaagttaccTAAATGAAACATAAATTTCTGATATTTTATCCAAATCcaacattttgatttttttttgggggggggggttggattttgatttggtttgcgttttctatttttctttctccttCTTTATCCCTGCATTGATTCTTCCTTTGCGTGGGATAAATGATACTCAAATGCTTCTCTTCGTTCATTCACTCTCACCAACTTCAATCATatccattaaaaattttatcaaataaatttctATAATATAAGGATGTGTGAATTTTCTGCTTTCTTCATTGCTACTTCAGATTTAATACTACAAGTTAATTTTTGTAgctcatttttacaatttcagATGCTTGGCGTTTCTTGGAATCTTTTTCATTTCGATATTAAATTTGTCAGATGAGTAATGAATTGAGTTTATGAAATTTTCGTatcagtttttctttttaaaacaaacAGCAATGAAAATGAGAGTAGTATAGCACGAGTTTAAGATTCTTTTTGCTTGTACTTGTATAGGCGAATAAAGTTGAATTGAGAACAATCATTTTGAAAGCAATTGCTTTGACAGCATCAACACTAACAATGGTTAAACATGAACAACATCAATgtactcaattttaaaatttttttctttatatcgGAAGATCATACTTCTCTCAGACCTATATCCGAAGATTTGGGTACCTTACGAAAAACAATGAATAGTCTGAATAACATAAGCTTTAACATAAATACTAACTAGCAACATATGGTAAATAGATGAGATTTGCCATTGCCTCTTGTAGCCACTCATCCTCATCATGCTTGGtctgcaaagaaaagaaaaaatcacCAAACATCATTGCTTGAAGTGTGAACTTATTTCCATctaaattgtacatataattGAGATGATCATGTAAATTCCTCCATTAATTATCTAATCACACATTAATATATATGAGTAAAGTACCTGGACTGCATCACAATAATTCAAGTTTTTGTCAATGGGTGAATTCCCATCTTCCTTTCTCATTACCATTTCTTGTTCACATAGTTCGGTATTGTTCCTTGCAAATCTTCCCCGAACTCTAACCCTTCTGTCAGCTAGGGATTTCCGGCAAGCATACTGTATATGTTTAAGCAATATTGTCAATGCACATTCCCTTggtatataattaataaattaaataacggTCGCAACATGATGTTATAACCATTGTtttgaggaaaaagagaaaagaccttaattttcttgttaaaatttctttgatttctctTCTTCAAGTATCTAAGAATtctgtctttcctttcttctacTGAATACCGAACAACCTTTTGATTGTTGTCCTCCATTAACGGTAGCATTAGCTTGCCTTGAATTCCCTGCCagaatagataaataaataagtatcCCAAACCACATTCATTTCGATAAACATACTTCATGAAACTGTACAAAACCATGCAAATTGCAATGCAGAAAAGAGAGAGAGGGGAAAAAAAAAGGGTAGATATAATCATATACCGAGATTTGTGTCATAGCTGGTTCAACTGGCTTGAAATCCTGATGAACAGCATTGCATTCATCTCCAAAGTCATCACAGACATCTCGCAATCGATATCTACCATCAATGCCACAAGCAACAACCGAGTTGTTGTCGGGCAATAATGCTGTTGGGACTGAAGATGTAAGATTAGGTTGTTGCTGGAAAACATCAAGTCCACCGTTGTCGAAAAACATGGGGAAACTTATTTCTTCACCACATGTTACAGAAGTAGGAATTGCAGCATCAATGCAGTTTTGTTGGGGAATTAACAATGGATTTTGAAACTGAGAGAAATCATTGGAAAATGAATAGTCGGAGTAGAATTGAGGAATAGAGGCCATAAGGAAAACAAAGGGGGTGTACGGAAAGATTGAAAAGGGGAACCAAATGAAGGGTAATTTGTTGATTTTGAGTCCTTGAAGGCCTTTTTCATCAGAGTTGGTATATATATAGGCATTATGAAAGTGCAAGTTGTTGCGGCTGTGATACTCAAAAGATATAATCTTTTGAATATGAATGCATTGCGTGGAATAAGAGTTGTcactttttactcaaattttaaatgcCTCCATTTTAATCCAATTTCATTTAGTTGGAACAATAAAGATACTATATCTAAAATAACCCCCTATATTCTAACCTCACTTtgagttaatttaataaaaataataacatcaTTTCCACTtcaaaatacttcaaactttGGATATTTTCAACTTAAAATAATCTGAAATCagactaaaaatttttaaaatttaaaatgatataacTTAAATTAACCAAAATCAAATTTTCTAATCCACAAATCTATTGTcctaaaaatgtaattaaaaataaaaatcgaatcaaccaaaataatatcaaaataaaattcaaaattttggatAATTAAATTAGGTCAAAAGGAAATCCAAATCAAACTCTAATTTGAGCTTATCCTgaacaaaatgaaattaaagttatATTTCGTATTCTATTCACATAAtcattgaatttaaattattatatataaaaggaatACCTTAAAAGCGTTCCTACACAACAAATACTaactcttctctctctctctttttggtTATTATAAGATAATAGTCAAGTCTGAGTTTCAATCACTTTGTTAACACGAGGTttgatctttatattttaatttggccatctatctttaattatttcaaattaaaatgtTTGCAATCTTTTCCTTAAAACACCTTCTAacacccaaaaaaataatttcaacatAATAAGTTGAATgggtattaaaaaaaaaagtattttaacaGAAATAATTAAGGGTGTCACGTATTTGgattaattaatgatattataaaatagAGGGATCATATTATATGAAAGATATTATATATAATCTTAAAGTTAAAGATAGTAgaagaatatttattttatttttgtcaagAATCTTATTatgagttattttatttttaaaagtaattataGAAAAGTAGAAATAAACGAGAAACTCTTCTTTCTCAACTATTTTGTATACTTATACTTTTAtctttttaagtaaaaagataaTGATAGAAATAACTAGTGAATCTAAATTACCATAACTGAATAAAGTGAAATcttattaatgaaaaatatatattttttatattttaatgaaaactttgattttttttttttaaaaaacgtttttaaataattatttaaataaatgtaccataaaataaataaaaaatttaaaaccctaCAAATAAAAGGGGCAGAAGTATTGGTGGACAAGACGGAAATAGAGCCACAGAATCTAACACATGGCTTGTAAGATTTTGCCTTCAATTTCAAGTACATCAAAATCTCCcaagtttttctatttttattttttcataaatggAATTAACTAATTAAGGGTCCAACactctactaatttttttttcaaaaacaaaaacattCTATCAATATACTATATGCCTATTCTcgatttacattttttattactatatggaatgattatactttgtgcaacctacaaatttctaattttttttatttcaacttttatattaaattactttttttttaatttcaactacaagtaattaattaattaattgaaaaataatatttttaataatttaattttttttaatcataatAAGGATGGAGTCAAAAGTTTATCTCTGAGGggtcaaattaaattataaaattttaaagggcttaaacTACAATTTTTCTttaaaggggttaaattgaaaacaaatcatCTTTCGGAGGCCaaagtatatttttatgattaaattaacttataattttaaaaatttcaagggactaaattaataatttttcattttaaagggGACCAAAGCGCCACTTGTCGCCCTTGGCTCCGTCATTGCACACATGCACAAGGGTGAAGCTAGAAAAAAAGTTTTGTGGGcgaaattaagttatatatttttacgatagtaaaaatacaattttaccattttaataacttatatatttataattttatatattgtgTGTATAAAGTAGAGATCCAATTACACCTATGTAAAATTATAGTAGATTTACACAGTTTGATAGTTTTTTTgtacaattaataatttaacaatCTAACCGTCATATTCCAtgtttcattcatatagatcataCATATAAAGTTtggaataatttaaatatttttaactaattattttatataaaaagcttCGAACcgttaaatatataaatatatataaacaatattttaaatcaatataatacagatatcttaataaaaaattttgaataaaatgtgtaaaagtattttatttttttgacccGTAAATGGATTATGTATTCATTCCTTAGTAAAAAGGGATGTCGCTATCAGCATGGATGGTGGAAATAGTAAAGCTCTGAAACTTTGGCACCAATGATAACCATCATCCTGGGAAACCAGGTTAGGGTATGAAAAAGGATGAGGAGAATTTTGGCTACTATATTAGATAATATCATctaaatgtaaataaaattatcaataagTTTTGattgtattaatatttttatatagctTTCCAAACTTTATTCTGGGAGCTTTCTTAATGAATTAGAAAGGGTATCTGGTTCAACAGGATTTTCTTGGAAGAAGTTGTATTTATTATCCATCTCTTTCTTATCTTATTTCCCCATTCAACCCTGCATCAATGCTCTTTATCTACATTTTATAACAttctaaattaaatgattttttttttttaacatttgccttcctaatcaacttaatcataatttcttttacttttttaaataaataaaacatttaaattattatagttATTCTTTACTAAAACtactataaatattatattaataaaattaaaattatgaaataaataaatttcaatttttttttcttatcaaaaCTTATTTTTACTAACATAAGAAACAATTTATAATACAAATCAACACTCATAAAATGTTGTATTAGAAATTATGTACTTAATCAAACAACATTTTAATTTAAGTCTCTAGGTCTTTTTCAATATAAAAATCTCTTATTagttctctgttttttttttctggtaaTGTAAAATTAAATAGTTAGTAAATCTAATTTTTAGTTATGATAATGAGATGTGGAAATTTGATACCAagttaaagttaaaaattaaaagattacaTCAACAGAGGTTGAACTTTGATTATTGTGTGTCAACAAAGAGTCTTAACCACTGCCCCCTTATGTTGCTGGCAATGGGCACATATTCTAGCACAACAAGACAAACACAAGAAAATTAAAACACAATTTGATGTATCACTTACAGAACTACATACATTTGCAAGGCTTTACTCAAGGAAGAAATCTACCATTGAACAGACAATAATTTAAGCTCAATCTATCAAACCCTCGGATAATTACATCATCTCCCCAAATAACTTCCTAATTAAAAGTTGTTAATTAATCACTCAAAGATATACATACTCAACAAAGTCCCTTACAATAAACATAAAATACTCTCTTAGTTGTTAATAAATTCCTAAGAAATAAAGCATCCTACATATAGAAGTAGATTGCTTGAAGCTCATAAAAACTTTACCATCTAGCTTAAGTTGTCTATCCAATATATTTTAACCAAGATGCGTTATCCACCATCAATCTTTATTTTGAGCAAATGTATTTGATTTTGGATTCTTCTAGATAATGTAGGAGTCTTCTAGTGCATTGCatcaagtaaataaatatttcatgtttttattgcttataaaataattataaatataaagaaaaatataaagtcTAAAACtgctaataaattaaatttattcacCACCAATTTATGATTTGTCGTGTGAACACAACTTATACCAAAGTCGATGCATACTAACAAGTTCAAGAAGTATCACATGCCTCTCATCAACATAATTTCCTATTTAATCAACTAACTTAACTACACCTAATATAGGTCGAGTTATTTCTCAAGTTTGAAAGTCTACTCGATATTTTGAAAGGTTAGAATAGAAATATTAGACTTGAAAAATGggtttgaaaaaaattaagacCATTTAAAATATGATTCGAACTTATTGACACACCCAACCTATTCAATTTTATAATTCCATAATatgttatttttctttaattatatatgttgtttaatttatatcaaatatagtactataatataaatatttaaaaatatattaagttattaatgtttacaaatttaataaaaggaaaatatataattttattaaatattaaataaaaagtattataaattaaaatttaatatgggttgACTTAAATGAATTTGGACTAATCATTTATAAATTTGGATAcgcttgaataaaatttaaaataagattaAACTTGACCAATTATGCAGGATATTACTACCATACATGAGCCATACTCACGAACGCAGCTAGAGGTGTAAATGACCATAACATTCAATGAtgttattattgtttgtatttttttatatatttatagtataattattaaatattatgtttgattgttttatatcaaaaaaataaGTTATATGTTTATTCAGAGGCGAAGTCAGAAAAGTTTTTCAAGGAAgacgaaattaaataaaatatttttacgatagtaaaaatgtaatttcgccattttaattaatatctatatctttatcatttttaaaggattaagtcaaatttttatcatttttagtgggtacaaagtgcaattttacctttattaatttaaatttttataaacttttaagggatctaaattgaaaattttctattttagggcaGCCCCTGTATTTATTTATGGTTTCTttgttatttgtttgtttataaaATGTTCAATTAAATGTTAATGAATGTATTCATTCAATGTTGGTTTAATTTAAACAAAcacaaatacacataattttaaatGAACAAACACAAACAATCATAAAAGATGTTGATTCAAGGCACATAAAAGAAGGGAGAAAAAAAAGGTGAAACTAAAAGTAGATTGgaacgttcttcattcataagTTAAAAAAAGAATGCAgcaaacaaaattatattttaaccaattataaaatgttcaaatttGACTACTTTTGAAAATATTCTATGTTATTTAGTCAAAGATTTGTCATACTTTTCATCAACATCTTCGCTTCTGTTGGTTACCTTTGCCTGCCTTCCTAGTCTTAGGCTTCCTTTGGATGCAACTGCATTTCAGTACGTTGGTTTTTTAAGGCTAAAAAAAATTGTAACTGAAATGTTAGCAAACGCAAGGGTGTTTGGAAAGCTTTCTTCAGTGCGTTGAAAATGCATTTCATCTCACTGGAGTCTCAATTCCAGACTGGAGCCTTTTGTTCCAGTAAAAATTTAGCAACTTCAGTTGCTTTTTGTTTTCCTCTTTTACCCATATGTTCTTCAATTGCATTCTTCAGGCTTTTCTGATGTCTGTTACCTTCTTCTCccctttccccttccccttccctttCCCCTTCCCCTTGGGTTGCAAATCAGTTTGGTCAAGGACTTCTTCCGGTTCCTCCTTCATCCAGGTAAGGCTCCTTCTCCTTCTTCCGTTCttcattcctttttcttcttccgttcttcatcttctcttctcagcatattctgttttgtttcctctctttctctctttctcaggCAAATCTACCATGAATGCTTCCATTAGTACATCAAGAGATCACAAAGTCTTCTCAATTTCCCCcttgaaattaatttttcaaattcaatttttatgaATTCTTAATTTGTGTAAAGAAGAAATAGGAAAAACTAATCGGAAATGTTTCCACAGTTCGGAGCGATGGCGGAGATGTTGAGCAAGGCGTCGACGATGGTGTTCCGGATTGAACCGATGCTCACCCCTACAACGATCCAAATGATGTCAGCATAGCTCCGCTTTTAGATAGTAAA contains:
- the LOC107917643 gene encoding zinc finger protein CONSTANS gives rise to the protein MASIPQFYSDYSFSNDFSQFQNPLLIPQQNCIDAAIPTSVTCGEEISFPMFFDNGGLDVFQQQPNLTSSVPTALLPDNNSVVACGIDGRYRLRDVCDDFGDECNAVHQDFKPVEPAMTQISGIQGKLMLPLMEDNNQKVVRYSVEERKDRILRYLKKRNQRNFNKKIKYACRKSLADRRVRVRGRFARNNTELCEQEMVMRKEDGNSPIDKNLNYCDAVQTKHDEDEWLQEAMANLIYLPYVAS